A single Ammospiza caudacuta isolate bAmmCau1 chromosome 14, bAmmCau1.pri, whole genome shotgun sequence DNA region contains:
- the DKC1 gene encoding H/ACA ribonucleoprotein complex subunit DKC1 — MADGDGSSVKKRRKKEKRALTDDDVADIQHTEDFLIKPESRVAQLDTSQWPLLLKNFDKLNVRTAHYTPLPSGANPLKREISDYVRSGFINLDKPSNPSSHEVVAWIRRILRVEKTGHSGTLDPKVTGCLIVCIERATRLVKSQQSAGKEYVGIVRLHNAIESEAQLARAIETLTGALFQRPPLIAAVKRQLRVRTIYESKLVEYDPERRLGIFWVSCEAGTYIRTLCVHLGLLLGVGGQMQELRRVRSGILGETDNMVTMHDVLDAQWQYDNNKDDSYLRRVILPLEKLLTSHKRLVMKDSAVNAICYGAKIMLPGVLRYEDGIELNQEIVVITTKGEAICLAIALMTTAVISTCDHGVVAKIKRVIMERDTYPRKWGLGPKASQKKMMIQKGLLDKHGKPNESTPESWKMEYVDYRDASRKEAAADHQAVSEVDRAAKRKRDSESENEEAVTPPSPATPPPEELSKKEKKKRKKEKKAQEAAESGGEQIERTSESSSKKKKKKKHKEVEESSD; from the exons ATGGCGGACGGGGACG GTTCCAGCGTGAAGAAGCGGCGGAAGAAGGAGAAGCGGGCGCTCACCGATGATGATGTAGCG gacATCCAGCACACCGAGGACTTTCTGATCAAGCCCGAGTCGCGGGTGGCCCAGCTGGACACGTCGCAGTGGCCGCTGCTGCTGAAG AACTTTGACAAGTTGAATGTGAGGACAGCACACTACACACCTCTTCCTTCCGGTGCTAATCCCCTGAAGAGAGAGATTTCTGACTATGTTAG GTCTGGCTTTATTAACCTGGACAAGCCCTCCAACCCATCCTCTCACGAGGTGGTGGCGTGGATCCGGCGCATCCTGCGCGTGGAGAAGACGGGGCACAGTGGCACCCTGGACCCCAAGGTGACAGGGTGCCTCATTGTGTGCATCGAGAGGGCCACAAGGCTGGTCAAATCCCAGCAGAGTGCAG GCAAAGAGTATGTGGGAATTGTTCGGCTGCACAATGCCATTGAGAGTGAGGCCCAGCTGGCCAGG GCCATTGAAACCCTGACAGGTGCCCTGTTCCAGAGGCCCCCCCTCATTGCTGCTGTCAAGCGACAGCTGAGAGTCAGAACCATCTACGAGAGCAAGCTGGTGGAGTATGATCCTGAGAGAAGATTAG GTATCTTCTGGGTGAGCTGTGAAGCAGGCACGTACATCAGAACCCTCTGTGtgcacctggggctgctgctgggcgtGGGGGGCCAGATGCAGGAGCTGCGCAGAGTCCGCTCGGGCATCCTGGGAGAGACG GACAACATGGTGACCATGCATGATGTGCTGGATGCTCAGTGGCAGTATGACAACAACAAGGATGACAGCTACCTGAGGAGGGTCATCCTGCCCCTGGAGAAACTGCTGACCTCACACAAGAGGCTCGTCATGAAAGACAGTGCA GTTAATGCCATTTGCTATGGAGCCAAGATCATGCTGCCTGGTGTTCTGAGGTATGAGGATGGGATTGAGCTTAATCAGGAGATTGTTGTCATCACCACAAAAGGAGAAGCCATCTGCCTAG CCATTGCCCTGATGACCACAGCTGTCATTTCCACGTGTGACCACGGCGTGGTGGCAAAGATCAAGAGAGTGATCATGGAGAGAGACACCTACCCCAGGAAATGGGGGCTGGGCCCCAAG GCCAGTCAGAAGAAGATGATGATCCAGAAGGGTCTGCTGGACAAGCATGGAAAGCCCAATGAGAGCACACCAGAGTCCTGGAAGATGGAATATGTGGATTACAG GGATGCTTCCAGGAAAGAAGCAGCTGCTGATCACCAGGCTGTTTCAGAGGTGGACAGGGCTGCAAAA agaaagagagactCAGAGAGTGAAAACGAGGAAGCTGTgacccctccatcccctgccacCCCACCACCAGAGGAGTtgagcaaaaaggaaaagaaaaagaggaagaaagagaagaaagcccaagaggcagctgagagtggGGGAGAACAAATTGAGAGG AccagtgagagcagcagcaagaagaagaagaagaagaaacacaAGGAGGTAGAAGAGAGCTCGGACTAA
- the MPP1 gene encoding 55 kDa erythrocyte membrane protein, which yields MTLKSGRSDGGGSMRTALSDLYLEHLLQNRPKPEAMTQSPHTLTEDIYTNGSATLGSPSHSGREVRKIRLVQFEKVTEEPMGITLKQNDKQSCMVARIFHGGMIHRQGSLHVGDEIIEINGQSASNHTVDQLQKMLKETKGMVSLKVIPNQQSRLPALQMFMRAQFDYDPKKDNLIPCKEAGLKFQIGDVIQIINKDDSNWWQGRVEGSSTESAGLIPSPELQEWRVASVSQPSQSESPSCSPFGKKKKCKDKYLAKHSSIFDQLDVVSYEEVVRLPAFKRKTLVLIGASGVGRSHIKNALLSNNPDKFMYPPPYTTRPQKKNEVDGKDYYFVSTEEMTRDISANEFLEFGSYQGNMFGTKFETVHKIHQQDKVAILDIEPQTLKIVRTAELSPFIVFIAPTDRAEDSEALQQLRKDSESIRSRYAHYFDLSLVNNGVEESLQLLQEAFEQACSSPQWVPVSWVY from the exons GCCATGACTCAGTCCCCACACACCCTGACTGAGGACATTTACACCAACGGCTCAGCgaccctgggcagcccctcGCACAGCGGCCGCGAGGTGCGCAAGATCCGCCTCGTGCAGTTCGAGAAGGTCACCGAGGAGCCCATG GGAATCACGCTGAAGCAAAATGACAAGCAGAGCTGCATGGTGGCCAGGATCTTCCATGGGGGCATGATTCACAGACAAG GCTCCCTGCACGTGGGTGATGAAATCATAGAAATCAATGGGCAGAGTGCGAGCAACCACACAGTTGACCAGCTGCAGAAGATGCTG AAAGAAACCAAGGGGATGGTGTCATTAAAAGTCATTCCCAACCAGCAAAGCcgcctccctgctctccag ATGTTCATGAGGGCACAGTTTGACTACGACCCCAAGAAAGACAACCTGATCCCCTGCAAGGAGGCGGGGCTGAAGTTTCAGATCGGAGATGTGATTCAGATCATAAACAAGGACGACAGCAACTGGTGGCAGGGCCGGGTGGAGGGCTCCTCTACTGAGTCAGCAGGACTCATCCCttctccagagctgcaggagtg GCGTGTGGCGAGcgtctcccagcccagccagagcGAGTCCCCGAGCTGCAGCCCCTTcgggaagaagaagaagtgcAAAGATAAATACCTGGCCAAGCACAGCTCAA TTTTTGACCAGCTGGATGTTGTTTCCTACGAGGAGGTGGTGAGGCTGCCTGCCTTCAAGAGGAAGACTCTGGTGCTCATTG ggGCCAGTGGTGTGGGCCGTAGCCACATCAAGAATGCTCTGCTCAGCAACAACCCAGACAAGTTCATGTACCCACCCCCAT acACCACACGcccccagaagaagaatgagGTGGATGGGAAGGACTATTACTTTGTCTCCACCGAGGAGATGACCCGGGACATCTCAGCCAATGAGTTCTTGGAGTTTGGAAGCTACCAGGGCAACATGTTTGGCACCAAGTTTGAAACAGTGCACAAGATCCACCAGCAGGACAAAGTTGCTATTTTGGACATCGAGCCCCAG ACCCTCAAGATCGTGCGCACGGCTGAGCTCTCCCCGTTCATCGTGTTCATTGCCCCGACAGACCGGGCAGAGGAC TCAGAGGCGCTGCAGCAGCTCCGCAAGGACTCGGAGAGCATCCGCAGCCGCTACGCACACTACTTCGACCTGTCCCTGGTCAACAACGGTGTGGAAGagagcctgcagctgctgcaggaggcctTTGAGCAGGCCTGCAGCTCCCCACAGTGGGTGCCTGTCTCCTGGGTCTACTGA